A region from the Oceanispirochaeta sp. genome encodes:
- a CDS encoding carbohydrate ABC transporter permease — MKKYIGTLLVYAFLLTIVLIMLIPFYWMTVLSTHSTHDIMQYPPPFWFGNHLKANLQSMMDSVNIFRSFLNSIVVSGGYTLLVLFFCSIGGYAFAMYRFPGRNKLFAVLIITMMIPWTAGIIPWFFMMSKFGWINSFWALIIPNSANAFGIFWMRQYCQNNVPGSLIDAAKIDGLSEWLIFFKIIAPILMPGVAALGIMMFVNSWNDFMQPMLILRDRSMHTLPIMLKYMLGDPSRGSDTGALIAASTLAILPILIAFLMASRFFMSGLTAGAVKE, encoded by the coding sequence ATGAAAAAGTACATAGGAACTCTTCTTGTTTACGCTTTCCTACTCACGATCGTTCTTATCATGCTCATTCCTTTTTACTGGATGACTGTATTATCCACACATTCCACCCATGATATTATGCAGTATCCTCCTCCCTTCTGGTTCGGGAATCATTTGAAGGCGAATCTCCAGAGCATGATGGACTCTGTCAATATCTTCAGAAGCTTTCTGAACAGTATCGTTGTTTCAGGCGGGTATACTCTGCTCGTTCTTTTTTTCTGCTCCATTGGAGGATATGCTTTTGCCATGTATCGCTTTCCAGGGCGAAATAAACTCTTTGCCGTATTGATCATCACGATGATGATCCCCTGGACAGCAGGGATCATTCCCTGGTTTTTCATGATGTCCAAATTCGGTTGGATCAACAGCTTCTGGGCTTTGATTATTCCCAACAGTGCCAATGCTTTCGGCATATTCTGGATGCGCCAGTACTGTCAGAATAATGTCCCGGGATCTCTCATAGACGCCGCTAAAATTGACGGCCTTAGTGAGTGGCTGATCTTCTTCAAAATCATTGCACCAATTCTGATGCCCGGTGTGGCTGCTCTGGGAATCATGATGTTTGTCAACTCATGGAATGACTTTATGCAGCCCATGCTGATCCTTCGGGACAGGAGCATGCATACCCTTCCCATCATGTTGAAGTATATGCTGGGTGATCCGTCCAGGGGGTCCGATACAGGAGCCCTTATCGCCGCCAGTACATTGGCGATACTCCCCATATTGATTGCCTTTTTGATGGCTTCCCGATTTTTCATGTCCGGTCTAACCGCCGGAGCCGTAAAGGAGTAA